The DNA window CAGAATTTGGATTTAAGAATTGTATCCATAAAGTGCAAaagacagacacacacacacacacacacacacacagtgaaagaaatggaaattttgaaaattccaaGATTTGCgatccattttcaatgataaacttttttttgtgtgtgtgtgtgtgtgcggccaaaattgaatgaataaaaagattaatcaaatgaaaatgttcgtttcgttttcgttttctttttttttttttttttgttcatcatcatcatcacactgTTTTATCGATGAACTTTATCACGATtctttcagaattttttttttctattcagaattttcaatcacaatGTATATTATCTCTCTCTTTTGATGATACATTGAAggagttttttttgccaatgtTTCCTATTTTCAATTCAGCAAACTCCaacgatcaaaaaaaaagatggatttcaaagagaaaaaaaaagtgatgagattttgaaatttaatctTTCAACCTTAGAAagtggaagaaaaaatgaaattcgagAATAAATCAAAACGGATTTTGCCGCCCACTATTTATAAccatgatggtgaaaaaaaaacgcacacCGAGGCCGATATGATGGACACACATTCACCACACACCGAGGActaaatcgatcaatttgaaaataaataaatcaattgaattcttttgttttttaggCTTTTCGgattgtttcaatgtttctgaaaattcaattgtatataggatgaataattcattacatcaaaatcattgaaatatatctggattgatccaaaaaaaaaaaaaaaaaaatgatgatgatgatcgtcgtCCAGAAATTACTGATGATCATGCGTGTTTCGAACTATGTTCGTttgtaaattatttattccatggagagaaaaaaaatgtggcagtttttttttctctccagaatattctaatcatcatgatcatgtaaattttttatattgaatggatgaagatggaaaaaatactATTAGATTTGAATGATAGAAATGTAATATTTTCCAGTTGCTCAGTATTCTACCGATCGAATTGATTCTGGTTATATGTATATAAATcctggttattattatggttgtgatgtatgattttttttttcaatttttttttttaaattaacaTTTTTGGTCTATGTTTGCCAATGTAAGTGCATGTGAATGACAatcgatgtgtgtgtgtgtgtgtggcattaaaatttcatttatcatttttctcGGTGGACAAAATTTGGCACATAATTTACGgttccgttgttgttgttgttgttgttgttggtttttttttcattatttacccatttttcattccatcatTGGATCACTGATCGAATGtaaaatcgaatttttttttcaaaattattctgTCACTGTCgcataacaaacaaacaacacacttgtgtgaatgattcaaatttattgaaaaaaaaactttcaggtttgtttcattctgGCTGTATGTatggccagaaaaaaaaaatcaaaatgtttgttATGGCAACCAACGATATGATGTAATCTAtcatgacacacacacacaaggaGCAAGAGAGATAGAAagagacagaaaaaaatgtgataataatagagagaatataaatgaacaaCAGAGATCCAGAACCAGAaccaaaacagaaaaaaagttggccaaaatttttttgttttgttctggtATTTTCActctccaaaaaaaaaaaacgcagtgattatcatcatgaccaAGTATTactcaatcttttttttgttgctctATTTGCCATCATTCTATGTATCTAATAGCATGGCAACTAGaagccataataataataatgatgatgatgatgatgattaaaactTGAATTATATGATTGGGATTCAAccagtgaaacaaaaaaaaaaaaaaaaaaaaaaatagtcgCCCAAACCAGAATCAAAcgaatggtttttttttgtgttaaccaaagtttcaaatttttttttcaaaacaaacgagcgcgcacacacacgcacacactttttattcgaatgattgaacaacaacaaatcaaattaaccCAAATTAACTAGTAGTAgtagaaaaatttatcattgatgtGTAATGACAGATGATGGATTGGACTTTAAtggttgattgttttgtttggtttgatttttttctgcaatcattatcattggatagatatgataattatgacgTTGTTTGCCCATATGGCATATggcatatgatgatgatgatgatgatgatgacggccATGGAGCCATGGATgatatcatttcatttattcattcattcatgcatTGCaacatcgatcgatcaatcaataaaaatttttatcgatgctgatggtgatgatgatgatgatggttttttcaggatttcaaatttcattctatagaaaaaaaaacaaaacagaaaaaaaaacttttacaattttaatcgctgttgttgtcatttggatgaaaacaaaaatatcgcTGAAAACTTTGATGTTCAAATttccagcaaaaaaaaaaaatctaggaCAAAGAATAAACCATCCAATGCATGTCCATCTTTCCGGGTgaaaatttctgtttttgataatttttttttattctttgtttttctttttttttctgaatgtttatgatataaacaaattatatggtgatgatgattatgattatcaattttggccatttaatatccagcaaaaaaaaaaaaaatcgacgaTAAAGATGTAGATAATTTGTTGacagattttttgtttgtttgattgataatttttttttattttgtcggatttcattgaatcacCATCAGAAATATTCACCAAaagccattcattcattcattcattcaccatTCATCGTCATTCGGATGTTTTGCTTTGAGATTTTACActtacacatacacatatgtAGAAAGAGTAtccattttcgttttcattttgatcaaaattaaatggGTTATgaccaatgaatgaattgattggatgattggaaattcaatacaaaattgctgaattttttttttttggatggaaatgaaattcattcaatcatgtataaatgaaattgattttaattcgATTAGATGACATTATTAATTTGCTGTTTTTTCTGTCTCTCTGAACACAttcttcatcaatttatCTTTACttttaccagaaaaaaaaattttgtcaattgAAGCTTTTCGGCaatgatttatcatcatcatcatcatcatcaacaacattataatTAGTgcgtgtgcgtgtgtttgtttgacaaTCTGTGATTTCTTTTGTcacaaaatattcaatcaaattttcttcacacatcaaataaaataaaagtgaaaaggaaaaaaaaattcaaacaattccGTACGATGgacaaatcaacaacaacaacaacaataacggaatcagaatcatcatcatcatttttaccggagcaatcatcatcatcatcatcaatatcgaaTCATGTGATTCCAATcgatatacaacaacaacaacaacaacaacagctgcaacagcagcagcaccagtcatcaaaacaacaacaacaacaacaacagtttagtaattatcatcataatcatcatcaaaatcagcAACAGATAAAtgttattgaaaatgaaaaattaacaacaacaacaacaacaacaaaacgacCATTATATGAACGTGAAATATCTGAATTGAGCATACAATTTagtcaatttttatttggcaATCGTTTTGCACGTCATTTACTTTATgcatttatatttgttttatataatttatttttagccTATGCTATACATAAATCATGGGACAaggtaaatcatcatcataatacctgttgttgattggattgaatttcatttttttttcttcattgttttatttcagaCCGAAAATTATTGTGATGGTGTTAAATTATTGGTCATCATTACGGCATTGATTTACATGTCGTTAATTAAACGTTTTATAATTGTACCATATTTTTGGCCAATAATTTCGCGGTCATTTAATCATTTAAATGACCACTGTATTTCGGATTTATTTCGCCGTTTGTTACGTTGTTTATGTTGGACAATTGTGCTGTTATCGATTGGTACTATAATCGGTATACGTTGTTATAGGCAGCCAGAAAGAATTTATTCTGTTGCCGGttattttggtttcattCTTATTGGTTTCATTGGTTCGGTAATAATAAACTTTCATTTAGTTTCGTTgtgattattaaattttttttttgtttctctcttTTCTATTTAAGAAACATCGACATCATATCAATTGGAATCAGATATTATGGGGTTTCACCGTACAATTATTGTTTGGTATATTTGTATTGCAAACAATAATTGGCCGATCAATATTTCAATGTATTGGTGATAAGATTAatacatttttatcattcacaaAATCTGGTACAGAAATGGTATTTGGTTATCTATCTAATGGTCAACTACTTGGTACAATAGCTggaaattattcattgatcattggtagtagtagtagtagtaatatagaaatgatgatgaatgaccAAATACAGGTTCAATtaccatcattaccattaatGGTGCAGAGCTCAATATTTGCATTGTCCGGTATGCCtgtaataatatttttcagttttttcgtatcaatattatattattatggtaTAATGCAAATTATTGTGAATAAATTTGGCCATCTACTGCAGACAACCATCGGTACAACGGCTTGTGAATCAATATCAGCATCgggaaatatttttcttggaATGGTAATATTcagaatattcattcaatcaaacaacatttcatttcattcattcattcatttgtcatgtgttttttttttctttttctcttcactttgtaccaccaccaccaccaattcCTGTCATGATAATAGTGTGAAAGTCCATTACTAATCAaaccatttttatcatcaatgacaaaaTCAGAATTACATGCCGTTATGACTGGTGGTTTTGCCACTATTGCTGGTTCTGTGATGGCTGCATATATTAGTTTTGGTGtaagttttatttatttatttattcgttcgttcgttcgattaatttttattattctataTCTATATATCATCCAATTATCACATTAGATATCGGCAACACATTTATTATCAGCAAGTGTGATGGCAGCACCGGCTGCATTAGcattatcaaaattattctATCCAGAAACGGAACAATCCAAAACAACTGTAGATGATATTTGTTTAGAAAAAGGGTACGTACTATTACCaataatcgatcaatgatTCGATGTCaatgttcaatgtttttttttgttttgtttgtttgtttgttgtttgatttcaaaagagactggaaaaaaaactagaaaaagatgttttcattctatttttgtgtattttatcatcacaaaATATGAGttacatgaatgaatgaatgaatgaatgaatggtgatgTGTGATGTTTATTATgtgatataaataaataatcagccaaaaaaaaaaaaaataaatattcgatcaatgaatgtttgtttgttttgtgttatcgatacaatttttacattcttttttttttttttttgatcagaataataataatgatccagatgatgatgataaaaaatcatcgataatatttttttttttttgcatgattaataattgaatcatt is part of the Dermatophagoides farinae isolate YC_2012a chromosome 9, ASM2471394v1, whole genome shotgun sequence genome and encodes:
- the LOC124497781 gene encoding putative transporter YutK — protein: MDKSTTTTTITESESSSSFLPEQSSSSSSISNHVIPIDIQQQQQQQQLQQQQHQSSKQQQQQQQFSNYHHNHHQNQQQINVIENEKLTTTTTTTKRPLYEREISELSIQFSQFLFGNRFARHLLYAFIFVLYNLFLAYAIHKSWDKTENYCDGVKLLVIITALIYMSLIKRFIIVPYFWPIISRSFNHLNDHCISDLFRRLLRCLCWTIVLLSIGTIIGIRCYRQPERIYSVAGYFGFILIGFIGSKHRHHINWNQILWGFTVQLLFGIFVLQTIIGRSIFQCIGDKINTFLSFTKSGTEMVFGYLSNGQLLGTIAGNYSLIIGSSSSSNIEMMMNDQIQVQLPSLPLMVQSSIFALSGMPVIIFFSFFVSILYYYGIMQIIVNKFGHLLQTTIGTTACESISASGNIFLGMCESPLLIKPFLSSMTKSELHAVMTGGFATIAGSVMAAYISFGISATHLLSASVMAAPAALALSKLFYPETEQSKTTVDDICLEKGSERSAIEAGSNGAISAVSLVASILANLIAFVSFLTFLDAVINYFGMMIDLPELSFKMILSKLFIPIAMMLGVEWADAERIAGLIGIKMFINEFVAYQQLSEYIAIGSITNRSQTIATFALCGFANLSSIGIQVGSLSTLAPARASDLAELAFRAMVTGSIACFMTACVAGMLI